The Bacteroidales bacterium genomic sequence TCCCGGGAAAGAAAATCATATGATAAATTATTCCCGGACCTTTCTGATTCTGCAGTGTTTCGTCACGAACCTTCAGGAGGTATCCTTTTTTATGCTCCCCTTTCCCTTGAGGAGCCCCTTGGATTGCAGGAAGCATTTGTTGTTTCCCTTTGTGACGGTTGTAATTCCATTTCAGCGATAAAGGATCAGTTGAAGATAAAATTCGGGCTAACGCAGGAAGAAGCGGATAGTAAGACTTATGAAATACTTGGGAAAGCAATCAATACTGGAGCGATTGAACTGATGGAAGTCCCAAAAAAGGAGAGAAAAAGGAAATTCGGGGATACCCTTCTTCAGAAGTCATTTCCACTGAGCCCTCCCAGGAATGTAATCTGGTATGTAACCAAAAAATGCAATCTTCACTGCCAGCATTGTTTTCTGGAAGGAGGCACAAAGGCGCTACGGGAGTTATCAGAAAAGGAGGCGAAAAAACTGATTGATGAGCTTGGAAATTTGCGCATACTGTATCTGTCCATGTCGGGAGGCGAGCCTTTTTTGCGCGAAGACCTGTTCGAACTTATTGACCATGCCTCTTCTTATGGCATGCGGGTTGATATAGCCTCCAACGGAACCCTGATTGACAAAGAAACGGTCAGACGCCTTGTCCGCAGTCATGTATTTCAGGTACAGGTGAGCATTGATGGTTCAGAACAGGTTCATAATTTGTTTCGTGAAAACTGCAGGGCCTACAAAGCCTCAGCAAAAGCTGTGCGCAGGATGCTGGATGAAGGAATCATGGTGAGTATCAGTCATACTGTCAGAAAAGGTTTGGTCAGTGAGGCGGAAAAGGTTATCGATTGGGCTGTTGCCATGCAATGTGCCGGAGTAAAAATCATTCCTTTTTACCCTGTTGGGAGGGGGAAGAAGGTAGCTGCGCAATATGTTCTGACAAAAGAAGATATTTCCCAACTGTATGCTATG encodes the following:
- a CDS encoding radical SAM protein: MYDVKKYHSRERKSYDKLFPDLSDSAVFRHEPSGGILFYAPLSLEEPLGLQEAFVVSLCDGCNSISAIKDQLKIKFGLTQEEADSKTYEILGKAINTGAIELMEVPKKERKRKFGDTLLQKSFPLSPPRNVIWYVTKKCNLHCQHCFLEGGTKALRELSEKEAKKLIDELGNLRILYLSMSGGEPFLREDLFELIDHASSYGMRVDIASNGTLIDKETVRRLVRSHVFQVQVSIDGSEQVHNLFRENCRAYKASAKAVRRMLDEGIMVSISHTVRKGLVSEAEKVIDWAVAMQCAGVKIIPFYPVGRGKKVAAQYVLTKEDISQLYAMIEEKRKAVPLGFQIYTEMGYMKAPAGSNNKGNFMYCPAGKETLAVYPDGTLYPCPFLTGFAVGKWPEDSLENVWFHSPDLALLRRFNAEEVDGKCGQCLYKTLCGGGCRAFAHYFGSAIDSFDPYCMASEEKEIDAQDNFSV